CAAACAGCTAGTGAGTTTTTAATTCATTGCAAatagacattatatatataaaatattggtcatatatatatatatatatacacttaatcAAGAGCCTACTGTGAACAAGACTTGGGGCTTGGCCTTTAGAGGTTAGTAGGATATAAAATTGCTCAAAGGTTCAAGTTCCTCTGTGTCTTCATTGCTGGAGTCATTTTAATCATTTACATAGTTCAGTGGCTAACTTGCTGGATTGTCCAGATCTTCCTGGAAGTCAGTCTCAATGGTAAGGAGAGGCCATATCTACATAAATGGACAAGGGCCTAGCCACATCAATAATAGGTCAAGTCACATGTATGCAGCAAAGTGTTCAATGGCTCACGGAGTTTGGAATAGTCCAAATGGCCAGTTTTGATCATTTGAGCAACTATAAGCTGGTAGGAGAATTCAAACAAAGATTTCTTTTGCATGCAAGAGTGGTGCTCACTCACAAACTGCTGGGCATCCAGGATACAGCAAGAAAAGACCCTGCCCTGTCAGAGAGTAGACCATGTTGTGGGGAAGAAGCACGGATGACTTCCCTTGCCATGGAGTCAGTGGCGTGACAGGGCAGGAACGGGAGGGAAGTCCCAGAGAGTATGAGCTAAAGGTGGTTTGGGGTAAGTCCAACTTACCCGGTTGTTTCCTGTCTGGTCCTTATAGTAAATCCAGTTCAGGTTCTCATCGGTCCTGTACTGCACGCTGTACTTGGTCATCCACTCATCAATGTCACAGCGCCCCTGGGTGAGGATCCCTGAAATCACCTTGACCTCCTTCAGATCTATCTCTAGCCACTGGCTGCTGTCCTGGTACTTGGACAGCCAGGCGCACCTGCCAGGAACACAGCAAATCACCAGGAGCCCTTTCCTATGAGAGCCTCCAAAGAGCTGAGAGGCACGGCCCTTTGAGGGGTCGCCAGTGCCTAAAGAACCCCTGCAACGCATGGGCAGTCTGAGCTGCAATCTGTTAAGCACCAAAAGGCCTGTCTCCAAGAAGTGTGCAGCCTCTGTCATACTTgtatcattctctttctcccagcATCTCCACTGACCAAAGAACAATGGCCAGATTCAACTGATCTGTCAAAGAAGTGCCTTTGAGTGTTGCTGAAATCACCTTTGGGGTGTGGTTGAGTATGTCTGTCTTCAAATCATGAAAATGCATGGTTTTTGCACCCACCAGCTCCCTTCCCTTTTCATTAGTCTCCTGATGTCTCTTTCTCCATGAGTCTCACCCCAATTTCAGTCCCTTTATACATATTTGCGTCTCCTTCCAGTGCTGTCATTCATGGCTTTCAGAGAGTGTCTCCCATGTGCAGAACACTGATCCAAGTGGCTCTGGAAGAGCTTTTGGCAATTATAAAGCAAACCAACCAGTGAGGGAACTGATTTGTTTTTTAGCTATGTCTCTCATGAATTGTGGAAACCTATAATTTCCCCTTTgaggtttttatttactttttgcatATTAATTAGCTTCTCGGGACTCAGTCCTTGGCTGCCTTCTCTTCTAATTCCAGACTTGCTCCTTGCGTGGCTCTTGAAATCTTAACTTCCATCCCAGACCTTTTCTAAATCCCAAAACCTGAGAATCATTTGCTGTCTAGACAACTTCTAGGTGCTGTACAGCATCCCCAAAGAAACATGTCCAAGAGTAAACACCTAATTGTCTCCAGCCCCTCCTTCCAATATTCATCTTTCAGAATGCTACCCCCATCCTCTGGGGTGTTCATGCCAGCGATCGGAGAGAgatctttgtccctttctcttttttgcctCAAACATCCAATCCGTCTATTGACTCCATCTCAAGTGTTTCTCAAAGTCatttacttttctccatttcacTGGCACTGCCCTGACCCACATCATCCTCAATTCTTGCCTGGATTGCTACTTTAGCTCACCTCACTAATTACTTCCCCCAACTAAACAGTTCTCCTCACAAGAgccagattttccttttttcttttcttttctttttttcttttttcttttatttgagagagacagagcgcacatgcgcaagggagaggggcagagagagagagagagagagagagagagagagagagaatcttaagcaggcggCCTGCTGAGCATGGcttccgacatggggcttgatcccacaaccctgggatcatgacctgagctgaaaccaagagttggatgcacagctgactgagccaccttggcgcCCTGAGCCAGAATTTTCTTACAACACAAATCTTACTGTGGTATTCCCCAGCTTTAAATCTTTCACTGCTAGAGTCTGCTAATTGTCCCCCAGTATCCTCTTCCCGTCTTCTTTTAGCAATAgaacaccatcaccaccaccaccaccaccatgttTTATCTGGGCCAACAGCCACCCAGAAAAGTTCATATTTCCCAGTCTCCTTTGCAGCTAGGTGGGACAACCTGACTAAATTCTGATTGGTGAGATGTGGGCAGAAGTAGCCAATAGGATTATGCTTGTGCACTCTgctcctcttttctcccccctgGCTAGAATGTGATGTGCTAGTGGAAGCTAGGGTAGCCATTTTGGGCCCTGAGATGGCAGCTTCATGTGAAGGATGACAGAAGAAGGTAGAAAGAATCTGGACCCTTGATACCATCAGCCGTCATAACAATGAAACTACATGGCCTAATGAAACTTTTAGATGACCAAGAAATCAACCTTTATGTTATTTAAGTTTCTGTACTTTGGGGTTCTTTGTTACAGCAGTACAAACTTGTACTCTAACTAATGCACATTCCGGGTCCTCTCATTATGCCTAAAATAGTTACCATAATTCTTCACGTGACTTCACGATCTGAGATCTGACTTCTGCCTACCAGAGCTCTGGCCTTATCTCACTTGTGCCCTAACTTTGCTGACCTTTACCATCCCCATCCGTGCCCTTCACCATCCCCATCCGTGCCCTTCAGGTAGAGTCCCTCTCCCCATCTAAACTGTGTGCTTCTTGAAGGCCAGGACCTCCTCCACCTTGCCCACAGTCCTCAGCACACGGAAGGCACtcagtcaatatttgttgaataaataaatgcattctgccatttttttcttacagagaCCTACATTTTTCAAATCACATGAGAAAAAGCGCCTGAGCCACCTGCCCTGCTTACCCAAAGCCTTGACTGTTGAGCCGGGCCTTGTTAGCGGTCCACGAGGAATACCAGCCCACGTACTGCTCCAGGTTGGAGCAGGTGATCTGGTCTGGTGTAACTTCTCCCGATTCGAAACCCAGGGGCTTATGATATGGGCAttctggaaagggaaaaacaacgCACCTCAAAACACTCATATCACATCGCAACACTCCACAAACCCGACATGACTGACATGCCAAGTCAGACCATCTCCTTCGTGCTTTGGTAGGTGGAGAATGTTTTGCTCATCAGCGCACTCCACAATGGGTCTTCAACTTATTCGCTGCTCTTATGAGAGAGAGTGAAGATGAAGTCAAAGGATTGCCATAGAGACTCAACCTTCGcaaaagcagaggaaaggggctCTATGGCAacctgaggtgggggaggagggagggagaaatactTCACCTCCTCCACAAACTTAGACATTTGCAAAACCAAGAGGTTCCCAGGGAAATATCATAGTTAAATGCCGtactctttattttcctcattaacACACTTTTAGCCGTCCGGCGTGATGACGTCAGGGGGCAGCTTATGATGCTAATTATAGGAACAAAGCAATGGTCAGAGGCAAGAAGGGCAATTATATACTGAGACTGACTTCTCGCTCGTAAAGTGCCGTCTTCTCACTAGTCTGATGAATAAAAAAaggtgtgtggtggtgggggggggggggtgaaatgTACCTGAGTGACTATTGAATAAGGTACCATTGAAAGGAACtggtttttttccaaataagaataGCCAAAGCTGGTTCTTACGTGTCAACCGTCGGCTGCTTCTCACGTATTTCTAAACACATTTAGTGTTGGGTTACCTGGTCACAGACTTCCGCCGATTGCCAGCCCAGCATCCGTTCTCCCCTTGTTTTTGACTAAAGAACCCTAACTTTGTCAGGCAGCAATGTAGGCGCTAGAAAAAATCTTTCCCGTCCTCTTTCGCGGTTAGAAGCGACCACGTGATACAATTTCTGACCACTGAGATATACGACGATGTCTGCTGGGGATTTCTGATCCGTTTTTGCTCACCCCTTTTTTCTTCCCGTTGCCTAGAAAGAAGACCTGATGGCTGGCGCAGTGGCTTCTTGCACGACGGGGGTAAGGCCAAAAGAAGCGCCGAGACCTCAGCCCTGATATCCTTAAGCAACTCCCTACCCCTACTCTTTTTACTACAGGAGTCAAAACAAAAGTAATTCACTAAGCCACTCTTCAGGGGATCCCTTATTGACAACCGAACACAAGTCTAgctatatttctgtaaaaaacaaaTGGTAAATTTACACATTCTCTTAGTTTTCCGATTGTGAAGAATAAACCTCAagtaagtgaaattattttttgtccATGTGTAAATCTGAGTTCAGATCAAAGAGCTGAACATGCTGACTGGGGCATCATCCCTTTCCAACAGTGAAACGAGTGCTGGGGTCTTTCTGGAGGATAGCTTCCAAAAGTCACTAAAATTGAACGAAGCATGCAAAAGCTTGAATGCCATGCATCCTGAGACCAGAATGCCCGCAGAGGCAGTCATGCCCTGTCCTCAGAGAGTGAAGACAGAAAGACAGCTTCAGGCCTCTGACCAGGGAGGCTTCACTGCCTTTCTGCCCGATGCACCAAAGGAAAAGGTCCAACCTCCACCATTAGTTGTAGCTCAGTGGGGCTGGAAGTGAGGGGACAGCACTTGTGGTTTATCAAGTCCCCAAGGCTGATGGAGCCTACTAAAATCACGGGAATTCctgggagagaggacaggagTGATTTACGGGCCCCTCAATCGTGCCTTGTGTGGTCAAATCGTCAGGAGGGCTTGTTAAGGATGCAGTTTTCAGTATCCCACCCCCAGAGCAGCCTCATCTTTAACAAGCACACTTTCAAAGCACACTGGGGAAACTTTGGCCTGTGAGAGAAGGCATTTGTCAGTTGGCAGGTTCAGGGGTCTGGTGCCCATGGCCTTGGGGGCCCCTCTACCTCCTCAATTTCCCTCCGACCTG
This region of Felis catus isolate Fca126 chromosome X, F.catus_Fca126_mat1.0, whole genome shotgun sequence genomic DNA includes:
- the RS1 gene encoding retinoschisin; translated protein: MPRKIEGFLFLLLFGYEATLGLSSTEDEGEDPWYHKACKCDCQGGANALWSAGATSLDCIPECPYHKPLGFESGEVTPDQITCSNLEQYVGWYSSWTANKARLNSQGFGCAWLSKYQDSSQWLEIDLKEVKVISGILTQGRCDIDEWMTKYSVQYRTDENLNWIYYKDQTGNNRVFYGNSDRTSTVQNLLRPPIISRFIRLIPLGWHVRIAIRMELLECVSKCA